Proteins encoded together in one Nocardioides marinisabuli window:
- a CDS encoding potassium channel family protein: MTEQPRDPTEGRERGTISLPEPVRSPWFELSRRLLAALAILVGTVLLVYLDRKGYRDGTGPDPGISLIDAIYYTTVTLSTTGYGDISPVTDSARLINAFVITPARIAFLVLLIGTTIEVLASQGREMFRVARWRNKMDHHVVVIGYGTKGRSAVQTLLNNGLQREAIVVVDPSEVAMQDAHADGLAVVSGDATRRGVLRRAGVADAEQVIITTDRDDSNVLATLTVRQLNPDAYIVTAVREHENSPLMRQSGADSVITSSDAVGRLLGLSSVSPTLGTVMEDLLSYGDGLEVAERELLVSEVGRQPQSLPDQVISVVRDEKVYRYFDPVVSQLARGDRLIVVRPAKELPWAPRPGTHNEDAATDAE, from the coding sequence GTGACCGAGCAGCCCCGTGACCCCACCGAGGGCCGCGAGCGGGGGACCATCTCCCTGCCCGAGCCGGTCCGCTCGCCGTGGTTCGAGCTGTCGCGACGACTCCTGGCGGCGCTCGCGATCCTCGTGGGCACCGTCCTGCTGGTCTACCTCGACCGCAAGGGCTACCGCGACGGCACCGGTCCCGACCCCGGCATCAGCCTGATCGACGCGATCTACTACACGACCGTCACCCTGAGCACGACCGGCTACGGCGACATCTCGCCGGTCACCGACTCGGCGAGGCTGATCAACGCCTTCGTCATCACCCCCGCCCGCATCGCCTTCCTGGTCCTGCTGATCGGCACGACCATCGAGGTGCTGGCATCGCAGGGCCGCGAGATGTTCCGCGTCGCCCGTTGGAGGAACAAGATGGACCACCACGTCGTCGTCATCGGCTACGGCACCAAGGGCCGCAGCGCGGTGCAGACCCTGCTCAACAACGGTCTGCAGCGCGAGGCGATCGTCGTCGTCGACCCCAGCGAGGTGGCGATGCAGGACGCGCACGCCGACGGGCTGGCCGTCGTCTCGGGCGACGCCACGCGCCGCGGGGTGCTGCGCCGCGCCGGCGTCGCCGACGCCGAGCAGGTCATCATCACCACCGACCGGGACGACTCCAACGTGCTGGCCACCCTGACGGTGCGCCAGCTCAACCCCGACGCCTACATCGTCACCGCGGTCCGCGAGCACGAGAACTCCCCGCTGATGCGCCAGTCCGGCGCCGACTCGGTGATCACCTCCTCCGACGCGGTGGGGCGCCTGCTGGGCCTCTCCAGCGTCTCCCCGACGCTCGGCACCGTGATGGAGGACCTGCTCAGCTACGGCGACGGGCTCGAGGTGGCCGAGCGCGAGCTGCTCGTCAGCGAGGTCGGCCGCCAGCCGCAGTCGCTGCCCGACCAGGTGATCTCGGTCGTGCGCGACGAGAAGGTCTACCGCTACTTCGACCCGGTGGTCAGCCAGCTGGCCCGCGGCGACCGCCTGATCGTCGTGCGCCCGGCCAAGGAGCTGCCGTGGGCACCGCGCCCGGGCACCCACAACGAGGACGCCGCCACCGACGCGGAGTGA
- a CDS encoding nitrite/sulfite reductase produces the protein MTELLTPPASPARPRPKRGEGQWALGYREPLNKNEQAKKDDNPLNVRARILHTYSRRGFDSIDPADLRGRFRWMGLYTQRAPGFDGGKTATLSEEELDARFFMMRVRTDGTLLGAEAVRALGSVGVDFARDTADVTDRQNIQYHWIRIEDVPQIWERLEAAGLSTLEACGDSPRPFLGSPLAGVAADEIIDGTSALAEINRRYIGDPEYANLPRKFKTALTGHPSHDVSPETNDISFVGTVHPEHGPGFDLWVGGGLSTNPMLAQKLGVWIPLDEVADAWAGVAAVFRDYGYRRLRSRARLKFLVSDWGVEKFREVLENEYLHRRLVDCESPQTPRAHRDHIGVHDQVDGLKYVGVAPVVGRISGTTLVELADVIEEFGLAGARLTAYQKIVLLGADPARIEDLVARLDAIGLSARPSGWRQNTMACTGIEFCKLAIVDTKNRARDLVAELEQRLPDLDVPISINVNGCPNACARTQVADIGLKGQLVTHEGAQVEGFQVHLGGATGLGANFGRKLRAHKVTSAGLGDYVVNVVSHYLLDRTGPTEPFADWVARADEARLRGDAPEVPA, from the coding sequence ATGACCGAGCTCCTCACTCCCCCGGCCTCTCCTGCTCGCCCGCGGCCCAAGCGCGGCGAGGGCCAGTGGGCCCTGGGCTACCGCGAGCCGCTCAACAAGAACGAGCAGGCCAAGAAGGACGACAACCCGCTCAACGTGCGGGCCCGCATCCTGCACACCTACTCGCGCCGCGGCTTCGACTCGATCGACCCCGCCGACCTGCGCGGCCGGTTCCGCTGGATGGGCCTCTACACCCAGCGCGCCCCCGGGTTCGACGGCGGCAAGACCGCGACGTTGTCCGAGGAGGAGCTCGACGCCCGCTTCTTCATGATGCGGGTGCGCACCGACGGCACCCTGCTGGGCGCCGAGGCCGTGCGGGCGCTGGGCAGCGTGGGCGTCGACTTCGCCCGCGACACCGCCGACGTCACCGACCGCCAGAACATCCAGTACCACTGGATCCGCATCGAGGACGTGCCGCAGATCTGGGAGCGGCTCGAGGCCGCCGGGCTCAGCACGCTGGAGGCCTGCGGCGACTCGCCCCGTCCCTTCCTCGGCTCGCCGCTGGCCGGCGTGGCCGCCGACGAGATCATCGACGGCACCTCGGCCCTGGCCGAGATCAACCGCCGCTACATCGGCGACCCCGAGTACGCGAACCTGCCGCGCAAGTTCAAGACCGCCCTGACCGGGCACCCCTCGCACGACGTCTCCCCCGAGACCAACGACATCTCCTTCGTCGGGACCGTGCACCCCGAGCACGGCCCCGGCTTCGACCTGTGGGTCGGCGGCGGCCTGTCGACCAACCCGATGCTGGCCCAGAAGCTGGGCGTGTGGATCCCGCTCGACGAGGTCGCCGACGCGTGGGCCGGCGTCGCCGCGGTCTTCCGCGACTACGGCTACCGCCGGCTGCGCTCGCGGGCCCGGCTGAAGTTCCTGGTCTCCGACTGGGGCGTCGAGAAGTTCCGCGAGGTCCTCGAGAACGAGTACCTGCACCGCCGCCTCGTCGACTGCGAGTCGCCGCAGACCCCGCGGGCCCACCGCGACCACATCGGCGTGCACGACCAGGTCGACGGGCTCAAGTACGTCGGCGTGGCCCCGGTCGTGGGCCGCATCTCCGGCACCACGCTGGTCGAGCTCGCCGACGTCATCGAGGAGTTCGGGCTCGCCGGCGCCCGTCTCACGGCCTACCAGAAGATCGTGCTGCTGGGCGCCGACCCGGCCCGGATCGAGGACCTCGTGGCCCGGCTCGACGCCATCGGGCTCTCGGCGCGCCCGTCGGGCTGGCGCCAGAACACGATGGCCTGCACCGGCATCGAGTTCTGCAAGCTGGCCATCGTCGACACCAAGAACCGCGCCCGCGACCTGGTCGCTGAGCTCGAGCAGCGCCTGCCCGACCTCGACGTGCCGATCAGCATCAACGTCAACGGCTGCCCCAACGCCTGCGCGCGCACCCAGGTCGCCGACATCGGGCTCAAGGGCCAGCTGGTCACCCACGAGGGCGCCCAGGTGGAGGGCTTCCAGGTGCACCTGGGCGGCGCCACCGGGCTGGGCGCCAACTTCGGGCGCAAGCTGCGCGCCCACAAGGTCACCAGCGCCGGGCTCGGCGACTACGTCGTCAACGTCGTCTCGCACTACCTCCTCGACCGCACCGGCCCCACCGAGCCGTTCGCCGACTGGGTGGCGCGCGCCGACGAGGCCAGGCTGCGCGGGGACGCCCCCGAGGTGCCCGCATGA
- a CDS encoding phosphoadenylyl-sulfate reductase has product MREIVSHWGAELELAPAETIIEWAAATFGDRFAITSSMGDAVLAHLASKVVPGIDVVFLDTGYHFVETIGTRDAVEATLDVTVRTVHPELSVAEQDAEHGADLFRTDPDRCCAMRKVEPLRRTLASYDAWATGLRRAETHDRVIAPVIGWDARKQKVKVSPIARWSDEQVETYIAENGVLVNPLVHDGYPSIGCWPCTRRVAPGDDARSGRWAGTTKTECGIHV; this is encoded by the coding sequence CTGCGCGAGATCGTGTCGCACTGGGGGGCCGAGCTCGAGCTGGCCCCGGCCGAGACGATCATCGAGTGGGCCGCGGCCACCTTCGGCGACCGCTTCGCGATCACCTCCTCGATGGGGGACGCGGTGCTGGCGCACCTCGCCTCCAAGGTCGTGCCCGGCATCGACGTGGTCTTCCTCGACACCGGCTACCACTTCGTCGAGACCATCGGCACCCGCGACGCCGTCGAGGCCACCCTCGACGTCACCGTGCGCACCGTGCACCCCGAGCTCAGCGTCGCCGAGCAGGACGCCGAGCACGGCGCCGACCTCTTCCGCACCGACCCCGACCGCTGCTGCGCGATGCGCAAGGTCGAGCCGCTGCGCCGCACGCTCGCGTCGTACGACGCCTGGGCCACGGGGCTGCGCCGCGCCGAGACCCACGACCGCGTGATCGCCCCGGTCATCGGCTGGGACGCGCGCAAGCAGAAGGTCAAGGTCTCCCCCATCGCCCGCTGGTCCGACGAGCAGGTCGAGACCTACATCGCCGAGAACGGCGTGCTGGTCAACCCGCTGGTCCACGACGGCTACCCCTCGATCGGCTGCTGGCCCTGCACGCGGCGCGTCGCCCCCGGCGACGACGCCCGCAGCGGCCGGTGGGCCGGCACCACCAAGACCGAGTGCGGGATCCACGTATGA
- a CDS encoding glycine hydroxymethyltransferase, translated as MTDDLSRLSSSAYSQALEVIASVEPRIAEATRAELADQRASLKLIASENYASPAVLMTMGTWFSDKYAEGTVGHRFYAGCQNVDTVESIAAEHARELFGAEYAYVQPHSGIDANLVAFWSILAHRVEGPWLEKAQAKNVNELTDADWEELRRELGNQRLLGMSLDAGGHLTHGFRPNISGKMFHQQQYGTDPGTGLLDYDKVAAKAREFKPLVLVAGYSAYPRRVDFAKMREIADEVGATLMVDMAHFAGLVAGKVFTGDEDPVPHAHIVTSTTHKSLRGPRGGIVLATEEYAPSVDRGCPMVLGGPLSHVMAAKAVAFAEARQDSFRGYAQQVADNAKSLAEGFLTRGTDLVTGGTDNHLVLVDVSKYGLTGRQAESALLEAGVVTNRNSVPADPNGAWYTSGIRLGTPALTTRGFGHDEFDAVADLIVEVLSNTQPGTTKAGGQSKASYVLADGVADKVKARSAEMLDKHPLYPGLELS; from the coding sequence ATGACCGACGACCTGTCCCGCCTGTCCAGCAGCGCCTACTCCCAGGCACTCGAGGTCATCGCCTCGGTGGAGCCGCGGATCGCCGAGGCGACCCGCGCCGAGCTCGCCGACCAGCGTGCCTCGCTCAAGCTCATCGCCAGCGAGAACTACGCCTCGCCGGCCGTGCTGATGACGATGGGCACCTGGTTCAGCGACAAGTACGCCGAGGGCACCGTCGGCCACCGGTTCTACGCCGGCTGCCAGAACGTCGACACCGTCGAGTCGATCGCCGCCGAGCACGCCCGGGAGCTCTTCGGTGCCGAGTACGCCTACGTGCAGCCGCACTCGGGCATCGACGCCAACCTGGTCGCCTTCTGGTCGATCCTGGCGCACCGCGTCGAGGGCCCGTGGCTGGAGAAGGCCCAGGCCAAGAATGTCAACGAGCTCACCGACGCCGACTGGGAGGAGCTGCGCCGCGAGCTGGGCAACCAGCGCCTGCTCGGCATGAGCCTCGACGCCGGGGGCCACCTGACGCACGGCTTCCGCCCCAACATCAGCGGCAAGATGTTCCACCAGCAGCAGTACGGCACCGACCCCGGGACCGGGCTGCTCGACTACGACAAGGTCGCGGCCAAGGCGCGCGAGTTCAAGCCCCTGGTGCTGGTGGCCGGCTACTCCGCCTACCCCCGCCGGGTCGACTTCGCGAAGATGCGCGAGATCGCCGACGAGGTCGGCGCGACGCTGATGGTCGACATGGCCCACTTCGCCGGCCTGGTGGCCGGCAAGGTGTTCACCGGCGACGAGGACCCCGTCCCGCACGCCCACATCGTCACCTCGACCACCCACAAGTCGCTGCGCGGCCCGCGCGGCGGCATCGTGCTGGCCACCGAGGAGTACGCCCCCAGCGTCGACCGCGGCTGCCCGATGGTGCTCGGCGGCCCGCTCTCGCACGTGATGGCCGCCAAGGCCGTCGCCTTCGCCGAGGCCCGCCAGGACTCCTTCCGGGGCTACGCCCAGCAGGTCGCCGACAACGCCAAGTCGCTGGCCGAGGGGTTCCTGACCCGCGGCACCGACCTGGTCACCGGCGGCACCGACAACCACCTGGTGCTGGTCGACGTCAGCAAGTACGGCCTCACCGGCCGCCAGGCCGAGTCGGCGCTGCTCGAGGCCGGCGTGGTCACCAACCGCAACTCGGTGCCCGCCGACCCCAACGGCGCCTGGTACACCTCGGGCATCCGCCTGGGCACCCCGGCGCTGACCACCCGCGGCTTCGGCCACGACGAGTTCGACGCCGTCGCCGACCTGATCGTCGAGGTGCTCTCGAACACCCAGCCCGGCACCACCAAGGCCGGCGGGCAGTCCAAGGCGTCGTACGTGCTCGCCGACGGTGTCGCAGACAAGGTCAAGGCACGCTCGGCCGAGATGCTCGACAAGCACCCGCTCTACCCGGGCCTCGAGCTGAGCTGA
- a CDS encoding acyl-CoA dehydrogenase family protein, which yields MQTSSSARADLRVVTNQAPPLTGHNVVTADAALTEGVLRHGTQETLDSIVGLGAEAGSAEAREHGQLANEHHPELVPYDRYGHRIDEVAFHPSWHWLMERAVGHGLAATPWEEQAEGAQHAHLRRAAGFMAWSHTEPGHGCPISMTYAAVPALRADEAIAKEWTPLLASRRYDPGVRNPSDKLGALAGMGMTEKQGGSDVRANVTRAQPSGGLDGTYTLHGHKWFTSAPMNDVFLVLAQTDGGVTCFVVPRVLPDGTRNQLDVVRLKDKLGNRSNASSELEMDGTVAVRLGDEGRGVRTIIEMVAATRLDCVLGSASLMRRAVSEASWHVTHRSAFGSRLVDKPLMQNVVADLAVESEAATALALRLASAVDGLADPHEAALRRIALPLAKFWVCKRTPMMVAEALECLGGNGYVEESVMPLLYREAPLNSVWEGSGNVNALDVLRALGREPEVLDAWITEVGRARGGDARLDRAIEDTLALIGSLMGEPEAMERGARRLASRMAAVLQGSLLVRFAPPEVADIFCASRLSPSYDGVLGALDGGDLRAVVERTTPTLG from the coding sequence ATGCAGACCTCCAGCAGCGCGCGCGCGGACCTGCGCGTCGTGACCAACCAGGCTCCCCCGCTCACCGGCCACAACGTGGTCACCGCCGACGCCGCCCTCACCGAGGGCGTGCTGCGCCACGGCACCCAGGAGACGCTCGACAGCATCGTGGGTCTGGGCGCCGAGGCCGGGTCGGCCGAGGCCCGCGAGCACGGCCAGCTCGCCAACGAGCACCACCCCGAGCTGGTCCCCTACGACCGCTACGGCCACCGCATCGACGAGGTCGCCTTCCACCCCTCGTGGCACTGGCTGATGGAGCGCGCCGTGGGCCACGGCCTGGCCGCCACCCCGTGGGAGGAGCAGGCCGAGGGCGCCCAGCACGCCCACCTGCGCCGCGCCGCCGGCTTCATGGCGTGGTCGCACACCGAGCCGGGCCACGGCTGCCCGATCTCGATGACGTACGCCGCGGTGCCGGCGCTGCGCGCCGACGAGGCGATCGCCAAGGAGTGGACCCCGCTGCTGGCCTCGCGCCGCTACGACCCGGGCGTGCGCAACCCCAGCGACAAGCTCGGGGCGCTGGCGGGCATGGGCATGACCGAGAAGCAGGGCGGCTCCGACGTGCGCGCGAACGTGACGCGGGCGCAGCCCTCGGGCGGCCTCGACGGCACCTACACGCTGCACGGGCACAAGTGGTTCACCTCGGCGCCGATGAACGACGTCTTCCTGGTGCTGGCCCAGACCGACGGCGGGGTCACCTGCTTCGTGGTGCCGCGGGTGCTGCCCGACGGCACCCGCAACCAGCTCGACGTGGTGCGCCTCAAGGACAAGCTCGGCAACCGCTCCAACGCCTCCTCCGAGCTGGAGATGGACGGCACGGTCGCGGTGCGCCTCGGTGACGAGGGCCGCGGCGTGCGCACCATCATCGAGATGGTGGCCGCCACCCGCCTCGACTGCGTCCTCGGATCGGCCTCGCTGATGCGCCGCGCGGTCTCGGAGGCCTCCTGGCACGTGACCCACCGCTCGGCCTTCGGTTCGCGGCTGGTGGACAAGCCGCTGATGCAGAACGTCGTGGCCGACCTGGCCGTGGAGTCGGAGGCCGCCACCGCCCTGGCGCTGCGCCTGGCCTCGGCCGTCGACGGCCTGGCCGACCCGCACGAGGCGGCGCTGCGGCGCATCGCGCTGCCGCTGGCGAAGTTCTGGGTCTGCAAGCGCACCCCGATGATGGTCGCCGAGGCCCTCGAGTGCCTGGGCGGCAACGGCTACGTCGAGGAGTCGGTGATGCCGCTGCTCTACCGCGAGGCGCCGCTGAACTCGGTGTGGGAGGGCTCCGGCAACGTCAACGCCCTCGACGTCCTGCGCGCCCTGGGCCGCGAGCCCGAGGTGCTCGACGCCTGGATCACCGAGGTCGGCCGGGCCCGGGGCGGCGACGCGCGCCTCGACCGCGCCATCGAGGACACCCTGGCCCTGATCGGCTCACTGATGGGCGAGCCGGAGGCGATGGAGCGGGGCGCACGCCGCCTGGCCTCGCGGATGGCCGCGGTGCTGCAGGGCTCGCTGCTGGTGCGCTTCGCCCCGCCCGAGGTGGCCGACATCTTCTGCGCCTCCCGGCTCAGCCCGTCGTACGACGGCGTGCTGGGTGCGCTCGACGGCGGCGACCTGCGCGCGGTCGTGGAGCGCACCACCCCGACCCTGGGCTGA
- a CDS encoding YihY/virulence factor BrkB family protein codes for MASQTGGTFQLREALEARARRVAHLVWRLVVTTAGACLRYRVTGLAAEAAFFAVLSVPPLIFALAGGVGYVSDQFTPAQVEDVRRAILEVSSRLLTERAVEDVIAKTIDDVLEGGRFDVISLGFVLALWSGSRALNVFVDTITVMHGLGGHRGIVKTRALSFVLYVLAMLTGVISLPLVVAGPTMVRQVLPNRVDVLMAFYWPVVVAVCICFLATLYHLSVPVRTNWSFNLPGATFSLLAWIGGSYLLRWVLTVTAAESRSIYGPLAAPIAVLLWLYLLALAVLIGAAVNAAFDTVFPQSATTRARLELVQRLRARMSRDRLAPLEEPVE; via the coding sequence ATGGCCTCGCAGACCGGTGGGACCTTCCAGCTGCGCGAGGCGCTCGAGGCCCGGGCACGACGGGTCGCCCACCTCGTGTGGCGTCTGGTGGTCACCACCGCCGGCGCCTGCCTGCGCTACCGGGTCACCGGTCTGGCGGCGGAGGCGGCCTTCTTCGCGGTGCTCTCGGTGCCGCCCCTCATCTTCGCCCTGGCCGGCGGCGTCGGCTACGTCTCCGACCAGTTCACGCCCGCGCAGGTCGAGGACGTGCGCCGGGCGATCCTCGAGGTCTCCTCGCGGCTGCTCACCGAGCGCGCCGTCGAGGACGTCATCGCCAAGACCATCGACGACGTCCTGGAGGGCGGCCGCTTCGACGTCATCTCGCTCGGCTTCGTGCTCGCGCTGTGGTCGGGCTCGCGGGCGCTCAACGTCTTCGTCGACACCATCACCGTGATGCACGGCCTGGGCGGGCACCGGGGGATCGTGAAGACCCGGGCGCTGTCCTTCGTGCTCTACGTGCTGGCGATGCTCACCGGCGTCATCTCGCTGCCGCTGGTGGTGGCGGGGCCGACCATGGTGCGCCAGGTGCTGCCCAACCGCGTCGACGTGCTGATGGCCTTCTACTGGCCGGTGGTGGTGGCGGTGTGCATCTGCTTCCTGGCCACGCTCTACCACCTCTCGGTGCCGGTGCGGACCAACTGGAGCTTCAACCTGCCCGGGGCCACCTTCTCGCTGCTGGCCTGGATCGGCGGCTCGTACCTGCTGCGCTGGGTGCTGACCGTCACCGCGGCCGAGTCGCGCTCGATCTACGGTCCGCTGGCGGCCCCGATCGCGGTGCTGCTGTGGCTCTACCTGCTGGCGCTGGCGGTGCTGATCGGCGCGGCCGTCAACGCCGCCTTCGACACCGTCTTCCCGCAGTCGGCGACCACGCGCGCCCGCCTCGAGCTGGTCCAGCGGCTGCGGGCCCGCATGTCGCGGGACCGCCTCGCACCGCTGGAGGAACCCGTCGAGTAG